One part of the Streptomyces nigra genome encodes these proteins:
- a CDS encoding rhodanese-like domain-containing protein yields the protein MFLFRRNGPRVTVDEARSRTSGDRPDAVLLDVREKPEWTAGHAPGAIHVPLTKLVAGAVLPAEAEGRPLVVICRSGHRSQQAAKLLTERGAQAVDVEGGMNAWTAAGHPVVDERGNSGRIA from the coding sequence ATGTTCCTCTTTCGCCGAAACGGGCCCCGTGTCACGGTCGACGAGGCACGCAGTCGTACCAGCGGCGACCGGCCTGACGCTGTCCTGCTGGATGTCCGTGAGAAGCCCGAATGGACCGCGGGCCACGCCCCGGGCGCTATCCACGTACCGCTGACGAAACTGGTCGCCGGCGCCGTCCTGCCCGCCGAAGCCGAGGGGCGTCCGCTGGTGGTGATCTGCCGCAGCGGTCATCGCTCGCAGCAGGCGGCGAAGCTCCTCACCGAGCGCGGAGCGCAGGCGGTGGACGTCGAGGGCGGCATGAACGCGTGGACCGCCGCCGGGCACCCGGTCGTCGACGAACGCGGGAACAGCGGCCGGATAGCGTGA
- a CDS encoding MBL fold metallo-hydrolase has product MFFVDTLEFEGLGNRSYLAGGAAAAVVVDPPRDIDQVIAAAARRGVRIAYVAETHVHNDYVTGGLELARVTGASYLVPAAAHVSFARTPIADGDTVNVDENLVLRAIATPGHTPHHTSYVLEEDGRGVAAFTGGSLLIGSVGRPDLVEPRLTEQLARAQHASAHRLAAELDDEVPVLPTHGFGSFCSSSQAEGDATTIGKERETNDALTLDVDTFVTQMLAGLEDVPAYYAHMGPANTAGPAPVDLTPPRRADAEEIASRLAAGEWVVDLRSRMAFAEGHVAGSFNFEGEGKLATYLAWLIPWGKPVTLLADTPEQIADAQRELARVGIDRPAAAATGDPAGWIRSGEQLASFPRARFADLADVRQGGDEVVVLDVRRDSEREGGYIDGSVHIPIHELHGRIGDVPDGTVWVHCAGGMRAAIAASLLDAAGRDVVAVDDGFDAAADAGLSLASG; this is encoded by the coding sequence GTGTTCTTCGTTGACACCCTGGAGTTCGAAGGGCTTGGCAATCGCAGCTACTTGGCCGGCGGGGCCGCGGCCGCAGTGGTCGTGGATCCGCCGCGCGACATCGACCAGGTGATCGCCGCCGCCGCCCGGCGCGGGGTGCGCATCGCGTACGTGGCGGAGACCCACGTGCACAACGACTACGTCACCGGCGGCCTGGAGCTGGCCCGGGTCACCGGCGCCTCCTACCTGGTCCCGGCCGCGGCGCACGTGTCCTTCGCCCGCACCCCGATCGCCGACGGCGACACCGTGAACGTGGACGAGAATCTAGTGCTGCGGGCGATCGCGACCCCCGGGCACACCCCGCACCACACCTCCTACGTCCTGGAAGAGGACGGGCGTGGCGTGGCGGCGTTCACCGGCGGATCGCTACTGATCGGCTCAGTGGGGCGGCCGGACCTGGTGGAGCCGCGGCTGACCGAGCAGCTGGCCCGGGCCCAGCACGCCTCCGCCCACCGCCTCGCGGCCGAGCTGGATGACGAGGTGCCGGTGCTGCCCACCCACGGGTTCGGCAGCTTCTGCTCCTCCTCCCAGGCCGAGGGGGACGCGACCACGATCGGCAAGGAGCGCGAGACCAACGACGCGCTGACCTTGGACGTGGACACGTTCGTCACCCAGATGCTTGCCGGGCTGGAGGACGTGCCCGCCTACTACGCGCACATGGGCCCGGCCAACACCGCGGGCCCCGCACCGGTCGACCTCACCCCGCCCCGGCGGGCGGACGCCGAGGAGATCGCCTCCCGGCTGGCCGCCGGTGAATGGGTGGTGGATCTGCGCAGCCGCATGGCCTTCGCCGAGGGACACGTGGCCGGGTCCTTCAACTTCGAGGGCGAGGGCAAGCTCGCCACCTACCTGGCCTGGCTGATCCCGTGGGGCAAGCCCGTCACCCTGCTCGCCGACACCCCGGAGCAGATCGCCGACGCGCAGCGGGAGCTGGCGCGGGTGGGCATCGACCGCCCGGCCGCCGCCGCCACCGGCGACCCGGCCGGCTGGATCCGCTCCGGCGAGCAGCTCGCTTCCTTCCCGCGTGCCCGCTTCGCCGACCTCGCCGATGTCCGTCAGGGCGGCGACGAGGTGGTCGTCCTGGACGTGCGCCGGGACTCGGAGCGCGAGGGCGGCTACATCGACGGCTCGGTCCACATCCCGATCCACGAGCTGCACGGCCGTATCGGCGACGTGCCGGACGGGACGGTGTGGGTGCACTGCGCCGGCGGGATGCGTGCGGCGATCGCCGCCTCCCTGCTGGATGCCGCCGGCCGCGACGTGGTCGCCGTCGATGACGGCTTCGACGCCGCGGCGGATGCCGGGCTGTCCCTGGCCTCCGGCTGA
- a CDS encoding DUF302 domain-containing protein, producing the protein MSYDRTVRLVGTDFDAAVTAVRQALADQGFGILTEIDVKATLKAKLGHDMEDYLILGACNPPLAHRALEADRSIGLLLPCNVVVRRDGDHTLVQALDPGTMVTLTGLDALKPVADEATARLDAALTALAAT; encoded by the coding sequence GTGTCCTACGACCGCACCGTCCGCCTGGTCGGCACCGACTTCGACGCCGCCGTCACCGCAGTCCGCCAGGCCCTGGCCGATCAGGGGTTCGGCATCCTCACCGAGATCGACGTCAAGGCCACGCTGAAGGCCAAGCTCGGCCACGACATGGAGGACTACCTGATCCTGGGCGCCTGCAACCCGCCGCTCGCCCACCGGGCGCTGGAGGCCGACCGCTCCATCGGCCTGTTGCTTCCCTGCAACGTCGTCGTCCGCCGCGACGGCGACCACACGCTCGTCCAGGCCCTCGACCCGGGCACCATGGTCACCCTCACCGGCCTGGACGCCCTCAAGCCCGTCGCCGACGAAGCCACCGCCCGGCTCGACGCCGCGCTGACCGCCCTGGCCGCCACCTGA
- a CDS encoding MarR family winged helix-turn-helix transcriptional regulator gives MREDALAEELRRSIGELVRAVRTVDTMPPGEAAVLGFLDRDGPLTTADLARLRGVTHQSAAKSVKDLSAAGLVRAEPHPDDGRKLLLHLTDAGRSRLQRERTLRAGALGAAIRDTFDADEVRQLSESVTLLSRLTARLTGR, from the coding sequence ATGCGCGAAGACGCCCTGGCCGAGGAACTGCGGCGGTCGATCGGGGAGCTGGTCCGGGCGGTACGCACCGTGGACACCATGCCGCCCGGCGAGGCCGCCGTCCTCGGATTCCTCGACCGGGACGGCCCCCTGACCACGGCCGACCTCGCCCGTCTGCGCGGCGTCACGCATCAGTCGGCCGCCAAGTCGGTCAAGGACCTTTCCGCCGCGGGCCTGGTCCGAGCCGAGCCACACCCCGACGACGGCCGCAAGCTCCTGCTGCACCTCACCGACGCCGGCCGGTCCCGCCTCCAGCGGGAACGCACGCTGCGCGCGGGTGCGCTGGGTGCCGCCATCCGCGACACCTTCGACGCCGACGAAGTACGGCAACTCAGTGAGTCAGTCACCCTGCTGTCCCGACTGACGGCCCGCCTCACCGGACGCTGA
- a CDS encoding MBL fold metallo-hydrolase — MELTKFGHACVRLEKDGRRLVIDPGGLTSPEALEGADAVLVTHEHFDHFSEEVLRKAAAEHPGLRIWTNSSVAGKLDGIGTQVVTTGNEDSFSAAGFDIRVHGTWHAVIHPDIPRIPNIGFMVDDALFHPGDALTVPSAPVGTLLLPVHAPWSTVGDLIDYVREVAPRDAIAVHDGALNDVGTAMVAGFLGERGPGTPASYRRLATHASVRIA, encoded by the coding sequence ATGGAGCTCACCAAGTTCGGGCACGCGTGCGTGCGGTTGGAGAAGGACGGGCGTCGCCTGGTCATCGACCCAGGCGGTCTGACCAGCCCGGAGGCCCTGGAGGGCGCCGACGCCGTGCTCGTCACACACGAGCACTTCGACCACTTCTCGGAGGAGGTGCTGCGCAAGGCGGCCGCAGAACATCCAGGCCTGCGGATCTGGACCAACTCCTCCGTGGCCGGAAAGCTGGACGGCATCGGCACGCAGGTCGTCACCACGGGGAACGAGGACTCCTTCAGCGCCGCCGGCTTCGACATCCGCGTCCACGGGACCTGGCATGCGGTCATCCACCCGGACATCCCGCGCATCCCCAACATCGGCTTCATGGTCGACGACGCCCTCTTCCACCCCGGCGATGCCCTGACCGTCCCGAGCGCTCCGGTCGGCACGCTGCTGCTGCCCGTACACGCACCTTGGTCCACGGTCGGGGACCTGATCGACTACGTACGTGAGGTCGCTCCCCGTGACGCGATCGCCGTGCACGACGGCGCCCTCAACGACGTCGGCACCGCGATGGTCGCGGGTTTCCTCGGCGAGCGGGGCCCCGGGACTCCGGCCTCCTACCGCCGGCTGGCCACCCATGCGAGCGTCCGGATCGCCTGA
- a CDS encoding DUF5959 family protein, protein MVDLIHLSDGDNSFRVRVLGRRMSGVLPLHDLLDAEVLIESGFVSGRLDLGLYPDDLDGWSRALDVLAAGGDVRWPDDDRSPEIRVQALDREHETPTVHVEDVARSGISVSVPLSLEDGWIHDQRERLRLVRREWPSEVLKTSPGAYEWRR, encoded by the coding sequence GTGGTGGATCTGATCCACCTCTCGGACGGTGACAACAGCTTCCGAGTACGCGTGCTGGGTCGCCGAATGTCTGGAGTGCTGCCGCTGCACGATCTGCTCGACGCCGAGGTGCTGATCGAGAGTGGTTTCGTGAGCGGCCGGCTGGACCTCGGCCTGTATCCCGACGACCTGGATGGCTGGTCACGCGCTCTCGATGTGCTTGCCGCGGGTGGTGACGTCCGTTGGCCGGATGACGACCGCAGTCCTGAGATCCGGGTCCAGGCACTCGACCGAGAGCATGAGACGCCCACCGTCCACGTGGAAGACGTGGCGCGCTCCGGCATCTCCGTGTCCGTCCCCCTGTCCCTTGAGGACGGGTGGATCCATGATCAGCGGGAACGCCTTCGACTGGTTCGGCGGGAGTGGCCGAGCGAGGTCCTCAAGACATCACCGGGTGCCTATGAGTGGAGGCGCTGA
- a CDS encoding Atu4866 domain-containing protein: protein MTSNDTPRAPHPYVGMWVTSDGYIRQELLPNGRYDEARGSRRSAYTGSYTVTGSHIDYVDDTGFTATGDVRAGVLFHEHLVLYREGDERARERAIRSRSRD, encoded by the coding sequence ATGACCAGTAACGACACGCCCCGTGCCCCTCACCCGTACGTGGGGATGTGGGTGACCTCGGACGGATACATCCGCCAGGAACTGCTGCCGAACGGCCGCTACGACGAGGCTCGCGGCAGCCGCCGGAGCGCCTATACCGGCAGCTACACCGTCACCGGCAGCCATATCGACTACGTCGACGACACCGGGTTCACCGCTACCGGCGACGTCCGCGCCGGTGTGCTCTTCCACGAGCACCTGGTGCTGTACCGCGAGGGCGACGAGCGCGCCCGGGAGCGAGCCATCCGGTCGCGGTCGCGTGACTGA
- a CDS encoding amidohydrolase family protein, which yields MTDNSTISAAVLEQIRRRPAKERRVLFTGATIITMDPASGVIDHGDLLVEGDAITAVGHDLTAADDAVIVDATGTILSPGFVDAHRHAWETQLRRIMPDVDDLGGYVMSTLAGYATVYRPDDMYIGTRLAALTAIDSGITTMLDFSHNSRTPEHSDAAVEALRDTGIRGVHASMGPHFGDWDRQWPGDLTRLKDQYFTGDDQLLTLRLAALATDEIAGPRLAYGTELARVAADLSIGVSVDAVFGTPSSEAILRWAKDGLLSPDVTLIHATGLTPEAWKAMGETGATVALAPTSEAQIGLETAIPAVDEALSVGVRPALSIDVEVALASDMFTQMRALHAIQRMRAVNAAYGTDHQPSRITSHDVLGFATLQGARTNGLEAVTGSLTPGKKADLLVIQAEDLNNMPLNDPIGTVVLGSDPRNISTVLINGEPRKWNGHILDVDLSALRREVHASRDHVLNASPA from the coding sequence ATGACCGACAACAGCACCATCAGCGCCGCCGTCCTCGAACAGATCAGGCGCCGCCCCGCGAAAGAACGGCGTGTCCTGTTCACCGGCGCGACCATCATCACCATGGACCCCGCGTCCGGGGTCATCGACCACGGCGACCTCCTCGTCGAGGGGGACGCCATCACCGCCGTCGGTCATGACCTCACCGCTGCGGACGACGCCGTGATCGTCGACGCCACCGGAACCATCCTCAGCCCCGGCTTCGTCGACGCCCACCGGCACGCCTGGGAGACCCAGCTGCGCCGAATCATGCCCGACGTCGACGACCTCGGCGGCTACGTCATGTCCACCCTTGCCGGCTACGCCACTGTCTACCGGCCCGACGACATGTACATCGGAACAAGACTGGCCGCTCTCACCGCGATCGACAGCGGCATCACGACCATGCTCGACTTCTCCCACAACTCCCGCACCCCGGAACACTCCGACGCCGCCGTCGAGGCCCTCCGCGACACCGGCATCCGCGGCGTGCACGCCTCCATGGGCCCGCATTTCGGCGACTGGGACCGCCAGTGGCCCGGCGATCTGACGCGCCTCAAGGACCAGTACTTCACCGGCGACGACCAACTGCTGACGTTGCGCCTCGCCGCACTCGCCACCGACGAGATCGCCGGACCGAGACTCGCGTACGGCACGGAACTTGCACGGGTCGCCGCCGACTTGAGTATCGGCGTGAGCGTGGACGCCGTGTTCGGCACACCTTCCTCCGAGGCGATACTGCGGTGGGCGAAGGACGGCCTCCTGAGCCCCGACGTCACCCTCATCCACGCCACCGGACTGACCCCCGAGGCATGGAAGGCGATGGGGGAGACCGGCGCCACCGTCGCGCTTGCGCCGACCTCCGAAGCCCAGATCGGCCTGGAGACCGCGATCCCCGCCGTCGACGAGGCGCTGTCCGTCGGCGTCCGCCCCGCACTGAGCATCGACGTCGAAGTCGCCCTGGCGAGCGACATGTTCACGCAGATGCGTGCGCTGCACGCGATCCAGCGGATGCGCGCCGTCAACGCGGCCTACGGCACCGACCACCAGCCCTCCCGCATCACCAGCCACGACGTCCTGGGCTTCGCCACCCTCCAGGGCGCCCGCACGAACGGCCTCGAGGCCGTGACCGGATCGCTCACCCCGGGCAAGAAGGCCGACCTGCTGGTCATCCAGGCCGAGGACCTCAACAACATGCCGCTCAACGACCCGATCGGCACCGTCGTGCTGGGCTCCGACCCCCGCAACATCAGCACCGTCCTCATCAACGGCGAGCCGCGCAAATGGAACGGTCACATCCTCGACGTCGACCTGTCCGCTCTGCGCCGCGAGGTCCACGCTTCACGGGACCACGTCCTCAACGCCTCGCCGGCGTAG